A window of the Xenopus laevis strain J_2021 chromosome 9_10L, Xenopus_laevis_v10.1, whole genome shotgun sequence genome harbors these coding sequences:
- the LOC121397908 gene encoding targeting protein for Xklp2-B-like isoform X3: MVRQFPVSGPVAMADMLDPYTFDAPSTYINFSSFHEDHNADSWFDRVTNALNTPPNQRPRFETSAVNSEHKRKVLTTLSKEAVSKSTTHFCDVKSPSMRSRNVLVKPKIAEQQELEKIQELQKNLKKNEHSMKAAITRAGQSLNNGDPPVTKPVDFLCKTNGQLEHGSNQPERNDCNMVNFVASLRRHQLPSVQIPKRGYTIPKPFNLSQGKKRKREEALESSAEKVISFSKRTPARYCLHGHQRELEEEEVPVIKATRTPHCRVLFKPKLLEKRQVDVCPFSFFERDKERQLQKEKRLDELRKVEVSMAK, from the exons ATGGTGAGACAGTTTCCTGTAAGTGGCCCAGTTGCTATGGCAGACATGCTGGATCCCTACACCTTTGATGCCCCTTCTACATACATTAACTTTAGTTCTTTCCATGAGGATCACAATGCTGACTCCTGGTTCG ACAGAGTGACCAATGCACTTAATACTCCCCCAAACCAGAGGCCACGCTTTGAAACTTCTGCTGTGAATTCTG AACACAAGCGCAAGGTGTTGACAACTCTTTCAAAGGAGGCAGTCTCCAAGAGTACTACACATTTTTGTGATGTGAAATCTCCGTCAATgcg GAGTAGGAATGTGCTGGTGAAGCCTAAAATTGCAGAACAGCAAGAGCTTGAGAAGATACAAGAACTTCAAAAGAATCTCAAGAAAAATGAGCATTCCATGAAAGCTGCCATAACTAGAGCAG GTCAGTCTTTGAATAATGGTGACCCTCCAGTCACAAAACCAGTGGATTTTCTCTGTAAAACCAATGGTCAACTTGAGCATGGTTCCAATCAACCTGAGAGAAATGACTGTAACATGGTGAACTTTGTTGCATCACTAAGGAGACACCAACTGCCATCG GTTCAGATTCCTAAACGAGGATACACAATCCCAAAACCCTTCAACCTGTCACAGGGAAAAAAACGAAAGCGTGAGGAGGCTTTGGAATCCAGTGCTGAAAAGGTTATATCTTTCTCCAAAAGAACTCCCGCACGTTATTGCCTGCATGGCCACCAGAGGGAGCTCGAGGAAGAGGAGGTGCCTGTTATCAAAGCCACTCGTACGCCACACTGCAGGGTCCTATTTAAACCCAAACTTTTAGAAAAGAGACAAGTGGATGTTTGTCCCTTTTCCTTCTTTGAGCGGGACAAGGAGCggcagctgcagaaagagaagcgATTGGATGAACTTCGCAAAGTGGAAGTGAGTATGGCAAAATAA
- the LOC121397908 gene encoding targeting protein for Xklp2-A-like isoform X1, producing MVRQFPVSGPVAMADMLDPYTFDAPSTYINFSSFHEDHNADSWFDRVTNALNTPPNQRPRFETSAVNSEHKRKVLTTLSKEAVSKSTTHFCDVKSPSMRSRNVLVKPKIAEQQELEKIQELQKNLKKNEHSMKAAITRAGQSLNNGDPPVTKPVDFLCKTNGQLEHGSNQPERNDCNMVNFVASLRRHQLPSVQIPKRGYTIPKPFNLSQGKKRKREEALESSAEKVISFSKRTPARYCLHGHQRELEEEEVPVIKATRTPHCRVLFKPKLLEKRQVDVCPFSFFERDKERQLQKEKRLDELRKVEVYKFKAQPLPPFYHISPFKKKVRLPSQKERFELETYNVESCPT from the exons ATGGTGAGACAGTTTCCTGTAAGTGGCCCAGTTGCTATGGCAGACATGCTGGATCCCTACACCTTTGATGCCCCTTCTACATACATTAACTTTAGTTCTTTCCATGAGGATCACAATGCTGACTCCTGGTTCG ACAGAGTGACCAATGCACTTAATACTCCCCCAAACCAGAGGCCACGCTTTGAAACTTCTGCTGTGAATTCTG AACACAAGCGCAAGGTGTTGACAACTCTTTCAAAGGAGGCAGTCTCCAAGAGTACTACACATTTTTGTGATGTGAAATCTCCGTCAATgcg GAGTAGGAATGTGCTGGTGAAGCCTAAAATTGCAGAACAGCAAGAGCTTGAGAAGATACAAGAACTTCAAAAGAATCTCAAGAAAAATGAGCATTCCATGAAAGCTGCCATAACTAGAGCAG GTCAGTCTTTGAATAATGGTGACCCTCCAGTCACAAAACCAGTGGATTTTCTCTGTAAAACCAATGGTCAACTTGAGCATGGTTCCAATCAACCTGAGAGAAATGACTGTAACATGGTGAACTTTGTTGCATCACTAAGGAGACACCAACTGCCATCG GTTCAGATTCCTAAACGAGGATACACAATCCCAAAACCCTTCAACCTGTCACAGGGAAAAAAACGAAAGCGTGAGGAGGCTTTGGAATCCAGTGCTGAAAAGGTTATATCTTTCTCCAAAAGAACTCCCGCACGTTATTGCCTGCATGGCCACCAGAGGGAGCTCGAGGAAGAGGAGGTGCCTGTTATCAAAGCCACTCGTACGCCACACTGCAGGGTCCTATTTAAACCCAAACTTTTAGAAAAGAGACAAGTGGATGTTTGTCCCTTTTCCTTCTTTGAGCGGGACAAGGAGCggcagctgcagaaagagaagcgATTGGATGAACTTCGCAAAGTGGAA GTCTATAAATTTAAGGCTCAGCCTCTGCCACCATTCTATCACATCAGCCCCTTTAAGAAGAAGGTGAGGTTGCCAAGCCAGAAGGAGCGATTTGAGCTGGAGACATACAATGTGGAGTCATGTCCTACTTAA